The proteins below are encoded in one region of Telopea speciosissima isolate NSW1024214 ecotype Mountain lineage chromosome 10, Tspe_v1, whole genome shotgun sequence:
- the LOC122643032 gene encoding glucan endo-1,3-beta-glucosidase-like, whose translation MATCSATESNYCSIVAATMLLLFGLLMAMLDVTGAQTGVCYGLNGNNLPSSQEVVDLYKSQNIQRMRLYAPTQEALQALIGSNIELMLGVPNEDLQGISSSNSIANDWVQKNIVAYSPGVKFAYIVVGNEISPINDKAQYAIYVLPAMQNILAAILASGLQIKVSTSVDTGLLGESFPPALGQFRDDVISYIRPIISFLDQNGAPLLANVYPYFSYKANTGSIDLSYALFTSSSIIVQDPYSGLGYQNLFNAIVDALHFALDKADGVNVGIVVSETGWPTAGGTSTTVENAETYNNNLIQHVKIGTPRKHGPLETYVFAMFDENEKSPEEEMHWGLFTPDKQAKYPISFS comes from the exons atggctACATGTTCTGCCACAGAAAGCAACTACTGCTCTATTGTTGCTGCCACAATGCTACTTCTCTTTGGACTGCTAATGGCTATGCTAGACGTAACAg GGGCACAAACTGGTGTTTGCTATGGACTGAATGGGAATAATTTACCATCTTCACAAGAAGTCGTGGATCTTTACAAATCCCAAAACATCCAAAGAATGAGACTCTATGCTCCGACCCAAGAAGCTCTCCAGGCCCTCATTGGCTCCAACATTGAACTTATGTTGGGTGTCCCAAATGAAGACCTTCAAGGAATTTCTAGTAGCAATTCCATTGCAAATGACTGGGTACAGAAGAATATTGTTGCCTACTCCCCTGGTGTCAAATTCGCGTACATTGTTGTCGGCAATGAAATTAGCCCCATCAATGACAAAGCTCAGTATGCTATCTACGTTCTCCCCGCGATGCAAAACATTCTTGCTGCAATTTTAGCATCTGGCTTACAAATTAAAGTCTCCACATCTGTTGATACAGGACTCCTTGGCGAATCCTTCCCTCCAGCCCTAGGTCAATTCAGAGACGACGTGATATCGTATATACGCCCAATTATTTCATTCCTTGACCAAAATGGGGCGCCATTGCTAGCAAATGTGTATCCTTACTTCAGTTACAAGGCTAATACTGGTTCCATCGACCTTTCGTATGCCCTCTTTACTTCCTCATCAATTATAGTACAAGATCCGTATAGTGGCCTTGGATACCAAAACCTGTTCAATGCCATTGTTGATGCTCTCCACTTTGCTCTTGACAAAGCAGATGGTGTCAATGTTGGAATTGTTGTATCGGAGACTGGTTGGCCAACGGCTGGAGGTACCTCAACAACAGTAGAAAATGCAGAGACTTATAACAACAATCTTATTCAACATGTGAAGATTGGAACACCAAGGAAGCATGGGCCTTTGGAGACTTATGTGTTTGCTATGTTTGATGAGAATGAAAAGAGTCCTGAGGAAGAGATGCACTGGGGGCTATTCACTCCAGATAAACAAGCAAAATACCCAATCAGCTTCTCCTAa
- the LOC122643442 gene encoding uncharacterized protein LOC122643442 — translation MARWLLLLSEFDITYVNQKSMKGREFSDHLAAHPMESDSRPMEDSFPEDNLAFMEEEDYKDWWQLYFDDATNQRGYGDGILLITLEDLYLPPAFRLEFPCTNNIAEYEACVIGLEAAMALGIKKLRVYGDSSMVICQTQGGWKMKNEKLKPYQEHLEGMIENFEEITFEYLPRINNRFADALATLASMVECNSDAQIRPFLVDKRCEPAYEESVNALTANGRVWFAPIIDFIRERKYPEHLTMGERKRLLKYAT, via the coding sequence ATGGCCAGATGGCTATTATTgttatcagaatttgacataacatatgtcaaccaaaaATCCATGAAAGGACGAGAATTCTCTGACCATTTAGCTGCACATCCAATGGAGTCGGATTCACGACCAATGGAAGACTCTTTTCCAGAAGATAATTTAGCattcatggaagaagaagactacaAGGACTGGTGGCAGTTGTATTTTGACGATGCAACCAACCAAAGAGGATACGGGGATGGAATATTGTTGATAACCCTAGAAGACCTTTATCTGCCACCTGCGTTCCGATTAGAATTCCCATGTACCAACAACATTGCGGAATACGAAGCATGTGTAATTGGCCTAGAAGCTGCCATGGCACTAGGAATCAAGAAGTTGAGAGTCTATGGGGACTCGTCAATGGTAATCTGTCAAACTCAGGGgggatggaaaatgaaaaacgaaaagttgaagccctaccaagaaCATTTGGAAGGAatgattgaaaattttgaggaAATCACCTTTGAATATTTGCCAAGAATCAACAACAGATTTGCAGACGCTTTGGCCACCCTCGCCTCAATGGTTGAGTGTAACTCCGATGCCCAGATTCGACCATTTCTGGTAGACAAAAGATGTGAACCGGCATATGAAGAATCGGTGAATGCTCTGACAGCCAATGGAAGAGTATGGTTCGCACCCATAATTGATTTCATCAGAGAAAGGAAATATCCTGAACATCTCACAATGGGTGAAAGGAAGCGGCTACTAAAGTATGCTACATAA